One window of Electrophorus electricus isolate fEleEle1 chromosome 24, fEleEle1.pri, whole genome shotgun sequence genomic DNA carries:
- the krt8 gene encoding keratin, type II cytoskeletal 8, with protein sequence MSYRKTYTMKSSSSAVAPRSFSSLSYAGPSVSRQSYTVRSSYGGVNRGLGGGLAGGLGGGASGFGSSGIGSQVIPITAVTVNSSLLAPLNLEIDPTIQAVRTQEKEQIKSLNNRFASFIDKVRFLEQQNKMLETKWSLLQSQTTTRSNIDAMFEAYIANLRRQLDSLGNDKMRLEADLHNMQGLVEDFKNKYEDEINKRTEAENDFVLIKKDVDEAYMNKVELEAKLESLTDEINFLRQIYEEEIRELQSQIKDTSVVVEMDNTRKLDMDAIVAEVRAQYEDIANRSRAEAETWYKSKFEEMQTSANRYGDDLRSTKTEISDLNRMIQRLQSEIDAVKGQRVNLENQIAEAEERGEMAVRDAKARIKDLEDALQRAKQDMARQIREYQDLMNVKLALDIEIATYRKLLEGEEDRLASGIKAINITKQSTSYSSFPMESAGSAYSSYSGGYSGGFSSGYGSGGGSSYVSGGYGDSGLAQTKKSVVIKMIETKDGKVVSESSEVVQD encoded by the exons ATGTCATACAGGAAAACCTACACGATGAAGTCCTCATCCTCGGCGGTGGCGCCGCGTAGCTTCAGCAGCCTGTCCTACGCCGGCCCCAGCGTCAGCCGCCAGAGCTACACCGTCCGAAGCTCCTACGGAGGGGTCAACCGTGGACTCGGAGGTGGTCTGGCAGGCGGCCTGGGCGGCGGAGCCTCCGGCTTCGGAAGCAGCGGCATTGGCAGTCAAGTGATACCCATCACGGCCGTGACGGTCAACTCCAGCCTTCTGGCGCCTCTCAACCTGGAGATCGACCCCACCATCCAGGCTGTCCGCACTCAGGAGAAGGAGCAAATCAAGTCCCTCAACAACCGCTTTGCCTCTTTCATTGATAAG GTACGCTTCCTGGAGCAGCAGAACAAGATGCTGGAGACCAAATGGAGCCTCCTCCAGAGTCAGACCACCACCCGCTCCAACATCGACGCCATGTTCGAGGCCTACATTGCCAACCTGCGCAGACAGCTTGACAGTCTGGGCAATGACAAAATGAGGCTAGAAGCCGACCTGCACAACATGCAGGGTTTGGTCGAGGACTTCAAGAATAA gTATGAGGATGAGATCAACAAGCGCACAGAGGCTGAGAATGACTTTGTCCTCATCAAGAAG GATGTTGACGAGGCCTACATGAATAAGGTCGAGCTCGAGGCTAAACTAGAGAGCCTTACGGATGAAATCAACTTCCTCAGGCAGATCTATGAGGAG GAGATCCGTGAGCTGCAGTCTCAGATCAAGGACACCTCAGTGGTGGTGGAGATGGACAACACCAGGAAGTTGGACATGGATGCCATCGTGGCTGAGGTCCGTGCCCAGTATGAGGACATCGCCAACCGCAGCCGTGCCGAGGCTGAGACGTGGTACAAGTCTAAG TTTGAGGAGATGCAGACATCAGCCAACAGGTATGGCGATGACCTTAGATCCACCAAGACAGAGATTAGCGATCTCAACCGCATGATCCAGAGACTGCAGTCTGAGATCGATGCTGTCAAGGGCCAG CGTGTGAACCTGGAGAATCAGATCGCAGAGGCCGAGGAACGCGGGGAGATGGCAGTGAGGGATGCCAAGGCTCGTATCAAGGATCTGGAGGATGCTCTGCAGAGAGCCAAGCAGGACATGGCGCGCCAGATCAGAGAGTACCAGGACCTGATGAATGTCAAGCTGGCTCTGGACATAGAGATCGCCACCTATAGGAAACTCCttgaaggagaggaggacag ACTCGCAAGTGGAATCAAGGCCATCAACATCACAAAACAGAGCA CCAGCTACAGTTCCTTCCCTATGGAGAGTGCCGGCAGTGCCTACAGCAGCTACTCCGGCGGTTACTCCGGCGGCTTCTCCAGCGGCTACGGCAGCGGCGGCGGCAGCAGCTACGTGAGTGGCGGCTACGGCGACAGCGGCTTGGCCCAGACCAAGAAGAGCGTGGTCATCAAGATGATCGAAACCAAGGATGGCAAAGTCGTGTCGGAGTCCTCCGAGGTCGTCCAAGATTGA